The genomic stretch AGAAGAGTACTCTCAGTTGGTGGGGTTACCTATTGTGGATAAGTCTCCGTTCCCTTTCTTAGAGAAGGACCCTAAAGAGGAAGACATTGCTAAAGCCATATGCTTAAAGGTGTCCGACATCAAAGGCAACATGATCACCAAAGGCGGAACTGTAGGGTTACCTACGCATTTCTTAATCAAGAAAGCCCAATATTATGCCGATCATTTAAGCATGCCTACCTTTGAGACAATCCTTGCTTTGCTTATTTATGGAATGCTACTCTTCCCAAGTTTTGAAGGATTCATTGACATTAACGCCATCAAAATATTCATGAAGAACAATCCAGTACCAACGTTATTGGGTAACACTTATCATTCCATACATCTCCGGAATTTTCATGGTGGAGGAATGATCACCTGTTGTGTGCCTTTattatacaagtggtttatttcgcacttgccgaAGTCTTTTTTGAGTCTTGATAAGGGATTTTGGTCACCAAGGGTCATGGCGCTGACACACTCGGACATCGTTTGGTataatcgtgtgtatgatggaAAACTAATTATTGACAGCTGTGGAGACTTTGCCAACGTACCTTTACTTGGTTTTAATGGAGGAATCAGCTACAATCCAGTCCTAGCTCGCCGACAGTTAGGGTATCCCTTGAAAGAACCGCCTAAAAGTGTTCATGTGGAGAAAATCTTCTTTAAGGGTGACAAAGAACTTCAAGATCGGATTGTATCCGCTTGGCGTCATTTGCACAAGAAGGGCAAAGAAAGTTTGGGAAAGCCGAATTGTGTGTCTATGGAACCTTATCTTCGTTGGGTCCGGGAAAGAGCCATCAAGCTGAAGATGCCTTATCCTCGCCAAGATCCTTTACCTCCGAGAAGAGAACCTGTTTTAGTATTCATGTCCGAAGCTGAAAAGTTGGAAATCGCTTTGAAGAGAGCACAACATGAGGCAGAAACGTGGAAAAATAAATATCAGGTTATCTTCAGTGAGAATGAAGAGCTACAAAAGCAGCTGCAGGCGAAGAATGAAGAAGTGCTTTCCTACAAAAAGAGAAGAATCTACGAGGATTTATTTTCCTCCGACTCTCCGCCTACTCGTTGAAGTCGTGGACTACGCTTCCTTAGGGCTTTCGTAGCTTTTATTTagcttttttttttcttgttAAGATTTTTTAAGAATATTTATTTGTAATCCATTTTCAAATTAATAAATAAAGATCCCAGTGGTATTCCGCGATGTTCGTAAAGGCTTGAATTCCATGAAATCTTTCATTCGCATGTTGCATCACATTTTGCATTTCATGTGTCTCCCGGTTGTCTCATACTCGGTTCTCACGCGTACAGTTTCGTCACCCTGAATCGATACAACACTAGAGCTCAAGCTCGAAGAAGGATGGAAGAGCACGCTCAAGAGATGGATCGCGTTAACAACGAGCTAGCAGACCTTCGAGGGAATGTAGGAACAATTATGGAACTACTTCAGGTTATCAATGCAAAGATGGATACTCAGCCTACTGTGGTTTCTGAGATCAACACTACCGCTGCCGTAGATCCGCCGGTTGTTTCAGTTGAGAACCCGTTTCCTTATGGTCTTTCGCAGAGTTTCATACATCCGCCTGTTGTTACGTCAGTTCAACAAACTATGCCGGTTGCACAAAGTGGTCAACAAGCCATGCCCATTATACAGAACGTTCAACAGACTGTGCCTTTCGTTCCCGAGCCTCCAAAGGCGATCCCTACCTTCACACAAGCTAATGTCCATACTCGGGTGCAGCCTTATCTTAATGAGCCTGTTTATGAAATTCTGGATGATAATGATGAAGGGTACCAGCCGCGTGATAGGCTCCGTGAGGAGGTTGTTACTATTGATAAAAGATTAAGAAAGATGGAAGGAGACCAAATCTTTGGTGCTACTGCTAGAGACATCTGTTTGGTTTCCGGTTTAGTTATTCCGCCAAAGTTCAAGACTCCGAACTTTGACTGCTATGAAGGGACTACATGTCCGAAAAGCCATTTGATAATGTACTACCGTAGGATGGCTGCCCACCTGGAAAATGACAAGTTGATGATCCACTGTTTTCAAGACAGTCTGAAAGGTGCCTCGTCGAAGTGGTATTTAACATTGGACCAATCTCGCATCAAGTCTTTTCAAGATTTGTCTGACGCTTTCATTAAGCActataagtacaacatggactTGGCTCCTGACAGGAGACAACTTTTGAGTATGACGCAGAAAAATTCTGAAACctttaaggaatacgcccagcGATGGAGGGAAATTGCTTCCCAGGTTGAACCTCCATTGACTGATAAAGAATTAGCTGACTGGTTTGTTGACACCGTTCGTCCTGAGTTCTACGAAAGGATGGTGGGTAGTGTAACCACAAATTTCGCTGATATTGTTGCTGTTGGAGTAAAGGTTGAATTAGCTATGAAGAGTGGAAAGATGTCCAGTGGTTCTAGCAGTATGAGTTCGAAGGACCAAGCTAAGAAGACTTCCGTCAATCCTcagagaaagaaggaaggagagACTCATGTTGTGTCTTCAGATAGGAGAAGGAATAGGCAGTATCAATATCCGCCACAGTATGCCCAACCACAGGGTTACCCGGTCCAGTACGCGCCACCGCCGTACGTGGCTGCTGTTGCACCATCTTTTAACCAACAAGCTCCACAAGCGCCCGTTTATCAGCCCATGCAACAGGTTCCTGGTTATCCGCCTCCGGTTTATCCTCCTCCGAATTATCAACAAGCATCCAACGCTCAGGCGAGTCAACAACCGAGGAACCAGGCACCTCGCCAGAATGCTCCAAGGAGACTATACAAGACTTGTCCACCGATTCCGATGACGTTCACCGAGTTGTATCCTTACTTAGTGCAACGCGGTTTGGTCACTACTCGAGCTTTGGGACCGCCTCCGAATCCTTTGCCAGCCAACTACAACGCCGCCGCTCATTGTTTATTTCATGAGGGTGCGCCAGGTCACGACTTGGAGAACTGTTATGCTTTGAAAAACCTTGTGAGGGATCTGATGGAAAAGAAGATTCTGTCATTCAACGATCCGCCGCCCAATGTCAAAAGTAACCCTTTGCCTGACCATGGGGTTGTTAATGCCATTGATGCTTCGTCTGAAGAGAATTCTATCCTTGATGTAGCTCAGATTAAGACTCTGCTCAAGGCATTCCATTCAAAGCTGTTTAAAGCAGGCCTAGTATCTGTTTCCCATATCGGTTGTATGAGCTGTAAGGGATGTGATAAGGGTTGTGTTATGGTTTGGAAAGACGTTCAGAGATTGATTGATGATGGTTTTTTGCAAGTAGTTAACCAGGTGAAAGAAGTAGCCGCAATTGAGCCTACCTTCAACTTGCCAGAATCAAGGGGTAGGATACCAGTGTTTAATTTGCCAGCACCAAATTTTGTCATGCCAGTGTTCAGTATACCGACTCCCGTTACTCCAACAGTGGACCAGCCTAAACCGTTGATTATCCAAAAACCGAGTCCATTTCCATTCAGTGATCCCAAGGCAGTACCTTGGAAGTATGATGTAACCGCGATTGACAAAGAATCTGGGAAGGTCATTCCAAGAGAAGAAGTGAAGGTTGATGGTGAAAGTGTGACTAACATAGCTGGGGCAAGCAGGATGACTCGCAGTGGTCGCGTGTACACTCCCCGTTTTGATGAGGCTCCACCTAGAGAGACAACTACTAACACTGCTGTGCCCGCCAGAGATAAAAATAAAGAGGTTGTTACTAATGATGAAGATGCTGAATTCTTAAGGATCATCAGGAAGAGTGATTACAAAGTCGTTGATCAGCTTCATCAGACCCCTTCGAAGATCTCTATCCTGTCTCTGTTATTGAATTCACCCGCTCATAGGGCTGCTTTGCAGAAAGTATTGACGCAAGCTCATGTCGCTCAAGATATTACTACCGGTCAGTTTGATAGTGTGATCGCCAATATTACCGCATGTAATACTCTTAGCttcagcaatgaagagctaccGAAAGAGGGCCCGAATCACAACCGTGCTTTGCACATATCAGCGAAGTGTCAAGAGGATAATTTAGCCAGGGTGCTTGTGGATACCGGTTCATCTTTGAACGTCCTACCCAAGAGAGTTCTTAGTAAGTTGGCTTACAAAGAAACTATGGTGAAGCCTACTTCTTTGATTGTCAaggcgtttgatggttctcgtagAGCTGTGATTGGAGAAGTGGAACTTCCAATTCTGATTGGTCCGCATGTTTTCAATATcactttccaagtcatggatatcaaTCCCAATTACAGCTGTCTACTTGGAAGACcttggatccatgctgctggggctGTGACTTCTACCTTGCACCAAAAGATGAAGTTTGTAGTTGATGATAAGCTGGTGATTATTCACGGTGAGGAGGATTTAATGGTCAGTAATTTATCTTCGTTCCGTTATATTGAGGCCGATGAAGACGcgttggaaacttctttccaagctcttgaGATCGCTAATGCTGTTTTAGTGTAGGTTGAGGAGACTGTAGAAGGCCAGAGTAATCCATCATTTGCATCGTTGAAGAGTAGCAGATCAACAATTGACAGGGGCATTCCTGAAGGTTGGGGAGAGATAATCAACGTCAAGACGAAGACTAATCGCCACGGGTTGGGTTACAGACCAACTCATGAGAAAGCTGCTACCTATGCCGAAGGACGTCCGAAGATTTACCAAGAGGTGTTTATCAGCGGAGGTTTTCAAGTTAATGCCGTCAGCGATGGTGATGAAGATGACGATTTAAGCAACCTGGTGTTCAAGAGTAGTGCAACATTGAGCAACTGGGAGGCTATAGAGATTCCTGTTATTTTTCCAGTGTCAAAGtaatttaatttttcatttgTGTTTTCAAATCCATTAGCTCTGCCCCAGGCTATTGGATCGCGTTGTAGGGCCACCTTTCATTTCAAACAATTATTAATAAATGCATTTTGTTTTGTTCCAAGTTGTTCCACTGGTTTTTTTTTTCACCTTTAAAAATGAAATtggcaatcttttcaaaaacaaacTAAAATACATTTTCACTTCTCTCATTTTCATTAAACATTTAATAAAATAAGCCTTTCAACATGCAGTGACATTACAAACCTTGTTGAATCCAATGACGATATTGTCTCTCCTGATTGGGATTCACCCATTTATCAAGCTGAAGATGAGGGTGAGGAAGATTCTGAAGTACCCACTGAACTGACAAAGTTGGTCGAGTACGAGTACACGGAACTTCAACCAGATAAGGAGCAGGTAGATTTGGTTAATCTTGGCACAGACGAGGACAAGAAAGAGGTCAAGGTTGGTACAATGCTTGGGGCTGAGATCAAGCAGGGGTTGATAAAGCTTTTGAAGGAATATGTTGATGTGTTCGCATtgtcgtatcaagatatgcccgGGTTGGACCCAGATATTGTTGTCCATAAATTACCACTTAAGCCAGATTATCCGCCTATCAAGCAGAAACTTCGAAGAACGAGACCTGACATGGCTTTGAAGATTCGAGATGAGGTTAAGAaacagttggatgcgggtttCCTTGCAGTTGCAAAGTATCCTGAttgggttgccaacattgttccaGTGCCCAAAAAGGACGGTAAGGTCAGAATGTGCGTAGACTACAGGGatctgaacaaagctagtccaaaagacgatttcccattGCCTCATATTGATACCCTTGTCGATAATACAGCTAGTTTTGCGgttttctcatttatggatggtttctccggttataatcagatcaagatggatCCAGCCGACCGAGAAAAGACTACATTTATTACCCCTTGGGGGACCTTCTGCTACAAAGTtatgcctttcggtttgaagaacgcagGGGCAACCTATCAGCGGGCCATGACTGCCctcttccatgacatgatgcacaaagaaattgaagtttatgtggatgatatgatcGCCAAATCTCGAAACGAAGAGGACCATTTGGATCATTTGATAAAGTTATTTGAACGACTCAGAAAGTACCAGTTGAAGCTGAATCCCGCTAAGTGTACCTTTGGTATTCGATCTGGAAAACTACTTGGTTTTATTGTCAGTCAGCGAGGAATTGAAGTAGACCCTGATAAAGTCCGAGCCATTCGAGACATGCCAGCTCCGCAGACTGAAACACAAGTCAGATGTTTTCTGGGGCGTTTAAACTATATTTCCAGGTTTATCTCTAATTTGACTGCTACTTGTGAACCGATCTTCAAGTTGCTATGCAAAGGCCAGACTATTGATTGGAATCCTGACTGTCAGCGGGCGTTTGAAAAGATCAAGGATTACTTGCAAGAGCCTCCTATCTTAATCCCTCATATTCCTGGAAGACCATTGTTCATGTACCTTACCGTTCTTGAGAAGTCTATGGGTTGCGTACTTGGGCAACATGATGAGACTGGAAGGAAGGAACATGCCATATACTatctaagtaagaagttcactgattgtgaaaacagatattcactcttggagaagacttgttgtgcGCTAGCATGGGCTGCTAGACGTCTCCGACAGTACATGATTTGTCATACCACATTATTGATTTCGaagatggatccaataaagtacatttTCGAAAAGCCGGCTCAGACGGGGAGGCTTTCCCGTTGGCACATGTTGCTATCGGAATATGACATCCAGTACGTACCgcagaaagctatcaaaggaagTATTTTATCAGATTATCTGGCAGATCAGCCCGTAGAAGATTATGAGCCTCTCAagttcgactttcctgatgaagacatcCTATTGATAAAGAGAGATTATGAAGAGCCAGGTCCTGAGGAAGGTCCGGAACCGGGTCTCTGGTGGAGGATGATGTTTGATGGTTCTTCAAATTACAGTGGGCATGGTATAGGCGCAGTTCTGATGAATCCGAAAGGTGGGTTCACcccttttacagcaaggttagactttgaatgtacaaacaatgTCGCAGAGTATGAAGCATGCATTCTTGGCCTTGAAGCAGCTATCGACCTCCGAATCAAACTTCTCAAGGTAAgtggagattcagccttggttaTTTATCAAGTAAAGGGTAAATGGGAGACGAAGCACGAGAATTTAATCCCTTATAGAGCCTACATCATCGAGTTGATCAAGTATTTTGACGAGATCAAGTTCGAACATGTTCCGAGATCTGAGAATCATGTGGCTGATGCTTTAGCCATGTTAGCATCCATGTGGAAGGTCAAATTGGTCaatgaagcacctctcattcGAATTGAACGCAGGACCAAGACCGCGTACTGTCAGGTGGTCGAAGAAAATGAGGTGGATGAAAAGCCCTGGTTTCATGATATTAAGAATTATGTGCTCAAACAGGAGTATCCCGAGGGTGCTTCCTGTCTTGacaagaagacattgagaagACTGGCATCCCGTTTCTTCATCAGCAATGGTGTGTTATACAAAAGAAGTtacgacatggttttgctcagatgtgttgacaagCATGAAGCAGACATGTTACTTCAGGAGATTCATGAGGGAACCTTCGGGACTCATGCCAATGGTTATGCGATGTCTAAAAAGATGTTAAGAGCTGGATATTACTGGTTAACGATGGAGTCTGACTGTATCCAATACGCCCGGAAGTGTCCCAAGTGCCAAATCTACGCTGACAAAATGCATGTTCCTCCTGCACCGTTGAACGTTCTGACTTCACCGTGGCCTTTCTCCATatggggcattgacatgattggggCAATTGATCCaaaagcttccaatggtcaccggttcatcctagttgctattgactacttcaccaagtgggtagaagctgCTTCCTACGCcaatgtgaccaagcaggtggttgCCCGCTTCATCAGGAAAGAaattatttgtcgttatggagttccaaGTCGGATCATAACTGACAATGGTACCAATTTGAACAATAAGACTATGAAGGAGTTGTGTGATAccttcaagattgcacatcataattcttctccataccgtcctaagatgaatggagctgttgaagctgcgaacaagaacatcaaaaagatccTACAAAAGATGGTTAAGacttacaaggattggcatgagatgttaccattcgctttgcatggatacaTAACTACTATTCGGACTTTAACAggggcaacacctttctcacTAGTATATGGAATGGATGCCGTCCTCCCCATTGAAGTTGAGCTACCTTCCTTAAGGGTATTGAGGGAAGCCAAGCTAGATGAAGCCGAGTGGGTTCAAGACAGATTCGACCAGCTAAACCTCATCGACGAGAAGCGTTTGACGGCtatgtgccatggtcagctataccagaaacggatgaagagagccttcGACAAGAAAGTCCGAATCCGTGAGTTTCAACAAGGAGAACTTAtactcaagaagatcttgccagttCACAAGGACATGCGCGGGAAGTGGATGCCCAATTACGACGGTCCATTTGTTGTTAAGACAGTCTTCTCCGGAGGATCGCTaattcttacaacaatggatggagaagagCTCGCACATCCTGTGAACTCCGATGCAGTCCGAAAATATTATGCCTAAGGAAAAAATAATACtatggctcgctaagttgaaaacccgaaagggcggcttaggcaaaaatgagcgtcccagtggattgaaaacccgaaagggcagtccaggcaaaagttagggacaTGGCATTTCACTGCATCGGATGACACCGAACATCGCAGATACATTTACAGAAGTCCACTTCAAATCAAATCACTCTCTTCATGAGCAAGGTTTTGGGTAGTCTTAGTCATTAGGGATAGTAGGTCGTTGGATTCAATGTAACCTTTCCCATATTGCCAATTTAAAATTGTAATTTTCCATGGAGCTATGCCTTTAGCAAGTTACCATTCTTCAATAAAATTTACCTTTTGCTATTCAATTTCCTTGTTCACAGTATCTCCGTTTTATTTTGTTATGCAATTTGCTTTTGTTAGTAAAATTTGAACGTGAAAAGTGTTTTCAAAACCAAAATAATTTTCTCAGAAATACATTTGGAAACGAAATTTACTTTGACTCATGGAAATTTGTGAAGGATCTCTTCGCTCCCCGGTAAGTCTCGGTGTTGCATAAGCATTTGATCATTACCATCATATTCCCAGAGACAGTCCCCAGCGAGATTTTAAGTTGACAACACTTTTGTGATTCATTCGATAATCCCCAGTGACTCTCAAGACTGCAGAGATATCCCCGGTATCCTCCAAGTGATATCTATTCTGGAAGGCCCATCCTCAATGGGATCATCTGTTCCTCAGTAGAATTGCCTTACTTGCCTTAGGAATACTTCCCCCAAGAATGTATGTTGAATTCTCCCCAGTAGGAAGCCGAGGTACTATTCCCAGGAAGTTGCTACGTTGTCTCCATGAAGTGGCCTAATTCCATATCGTCCCCGCGAAGCGGATATTTATCCCCGGAAGTCTCTGATCCTAAGAGTTCTTTGGATGACTATGGTTCATGACAGCTATCCCCCACGGATAGTCCTGACATCGTATCCTCATGCATAAGTCAAAGATCCCCAGTGGAAGTGGTGATATCATACTCTCCAGTAAAGCCGTATCATATCCCCATATGAAAGTCACGATATTCTCTCCCCAGGGAAGTTATACTTTGAAGCCAAATTCGGTTCTCCCATCAGCTCTTCTTATCCCCTGAGAGGGGTACTGTTGCAGAGGTCCCCGGGTATTCCCATCGAAATTCTTATTTCATCTCAGGTCCTCCGCTCGTCGGTTTTGTCA from Lathyrus oleraceus cultivar Zhongwan6 chromosome 7, CAAS_Psat_ZW6_1.0, whole genome shotgun sequence encodes the following:
- the LOC127104011 gene encoding uncharacterized protein LOC127104011; this encodes MDYNKRNTLKYSFKNFKLDDLRKLEALVEDQEGFKDKYGRLLSLLRIQVKDGILSTLLQFYDPDYHCFTFPDYQLLPTLEEYSQLVGLPIVDKSPFPFLEKDPKEEDIAKAICLKVSDIKGNMITKGGTVGLPTHFLIKKAQYYADHLSMPTFETILALLIYGMLLFPSFEGFIDINAIKIFMKNNPVPTLLGNTYHSIHLRNFHGGGMITCCVPLLYKWFISHLPKSFLSLDKGFWSPRVMALTHSDIVWYNRVYDGKLIIDSCGDFANVPLLGFNGGISYNPVLARRQLGYPLKEPPKSVHVEKIFFKGDKELQDRIVSAWRHLHKKGKESLGKPNCVSMEPYLRWVRERAIKLKMPYPRQDPLPPRREPVLVFMSEAEKLEIALKRAQHEAETWKNKYQVIFSENEELQKQLQAKNEEVLSYKKRRIYEDLFSSDSPPTR